The genome window CACGGAGACGATCGCCAGTGCGACCAAACCCAAGGCGAGTTGCCAGGTGACTCCGGAGGTGGCCCAACCGGCCAGCAACGCGAGCGACAGAAGGTTGCCAGCGTACAGACCGATGACCAACCAGACGGCGAAAAGCCAAAAGCGACGCAGCCAGGTTTTCCGCATCACTCCGAAACGAATCAGCAGCGGCAACAGGACCAACGCGACGAGCGTGGCGATGTCAGCGTCGGACAGACGAGTCGTTTGGATGGATTCTTGGAACGCATGCAGTCGCTTTTGAAAAGGTGTTTGCCCGAGCGTTTTCCATTCCTCATCTGCCAGCAATTCGGCCGCGAATCTTGGCAGCGTGTAAGCGATGGCCATGCTGGTCATGGTGGCTCCGGAGACGCCTTCGACCTCTTCGGCGGGAGGATCAAACGCCGCGAGTTCTTCCAGCGTCAGGCCTTCAAACCGTTTCCAAAACGAACGCTCCTGGCGGACGTAATCGACGTAGGGTTCGTTGTCGAAGGAGTGCCGGATCTTGGGCCGCAAGAGCCGATGTTCCAGATCCAATCCGATCAGAACGCTGGTCGGACCTTGGTAACCGATCTCGTCATCGACCAACGCACCGGTTCGAATCAGGTATCCAAGCGTCGTTCCGTTTTCGTCCTGCACCACCGCCATGCGACCGCCCTGGATTTGGGAGGCGGCGGGAAAGAAACTTTGGGCTTCGGCCAGTGTCAGAGGTTCTGGGAAGATGAGCGATCCAGGGGCGGTTCCAAGACGCTTGAGGATGCCACCCGCCATCGCCAGACTGGTCAGCGTTGCTCCGCTGACGCCATCGATCTTGGGGACGCTTCCGTCTTTCAGTGTTCCGCCCCAGGTCAACCCGCTGAATTGTTGGAAGAACTCGGGGGAGTTTTTGACAGCGTCGATGTGCTCATCGGTGTCATGGCTCTGCAGGACCGAGACCGAACGCACGACGTTCTGCTGATCGAACAACAGCAGAGCCTCGGTTGGCCCGCGATAACCGACGAACGCATTGGCTTCGGGCAAGGTTCTGGCCACGGAACCAAGCGGGATTCGATCGGCATCCGAGATCGCCCACCGACCGCTTTCGTCCGGCGTGTCGGCGATGGCATGAGCAGCGGGTTCCAAACGCTGGATTTGTTCCAGCGATGGTTGAGACGCCACATCGATCCGTTGATGCGGCGACGGTAGACAGCCCAGCAATCCGATCAGCATTCCGATCCGGATTGCATGCAGCACGCGTCCTCGCCGGGCGCTCCGCTGCCCGGGCGTGGTTGGGGCATGAGAGCCGACTGCTATCGGCAGGCTTCTCCCGGACTGTTCGAGTTTTGAGGGGGCAGCGATTTTGGTGTCCGCTAATTTTTGGCTCGAATCAACAAGTCACGTTTTCCCAAGTTGGTTTTGGGAAGTGCCGTTCGCGTGACGGACTATACGACAAAACATGTGTCTTGAACGCAGCGGGCCCCCCTCACCCGGATCTCGCTGGACGCTCGGTCCGACCTCTCCCCCAACTTCGTCGGGGGAGAGGTGACAGCTGAGGAATCGTAAACGCTGCGTCTGTCTCGAGTTGATCAGCCTCGGTTTGGCTCAAGGTCGTTTGACCCATCCGATCGCGTCGAGGTGCACCGTGCCGCCCGAGTCTTTGGCAGAGAAGTCGACGGTCACTTCGGCGCCT of Rhodopirellula islandica contains these proteins:
- a CDS encoding FMN-binding protein, with amino-acid sequence MLHAIRIGMLIGLLGCLPSPHQRIDVASQPSLEQIQRLEPAAHAIADTPDESGRWAISDADRIPLGSVARTLPEANAFVGYRGPTEALLLFDQQNVVRSVSVLQSHDTDEHIDAVKNSPEFFQQFSGLTWGGTLKDGSVPKIDGVSGATLTSLAMAGGILKRLGTAPGSLIFPEPLTLAEAQSFFPAASQIQGGRMAVVQDENGTTLGYLIRTGALVDDEIGYQGPTSVLIGLDLEHRLLRPKIRHSFDNEPYVDYVRQERSFWKRFEGLTLEELAAFDPPAEEVEGVSGATMTSMAIAYTLPRFAAELLADEEWKTLGQTPFQKRLHAFQESIQTTRLSDADIATLVALVLLPLLIRFGVMRKTWLRRFWLFAVWLVIGLYAGNLLSLALLAGWATSGVTWQLALGLVALAIVSVVIPPTRRGNPYCNHLCPHGAAQQLIRPSRDSRLKWNLPSWLSLPLGFLPAVTLLLVYLALLIRPATDVSFVEPFHGYLWHLASWSAIAWTISTLAIACFVPMAYCRLGCPTGRLLDWLRFKGTSHQISRMDLAIAGLLLFACGYRSLMH